The Anolis carolinensis isolate JA03-04 chromosome 2, rAnoCar3.1.pri, whole genome shotgun sequence genome has a window encoding:
- the thap1 gene encoding THAP domain-containing protein 1 isoform X1, which translates to MHVQPGAALPSLLLSLSPQRRRKRRQSAPPSLDHHHDVATTAPSRGLHHAFPLTRPDLCKKWEAAVRRKNFKPTKYSSICSEHFTPDCFKRECNNKLLKDNAVPTIFCHTEVNVKADLGDCEEQVQAQSEDSQEPVAIQAPSSPSPPPLPQTDPRLVDPSIGLLMPPLHTPNNIAVFCDHNYTVEDTVHQRKRIQQLEEQVDKLRKKLKTAQQRCRRQEKQIEKLRELVQFQKEKDALSGKGGYVILPNDFFEIVEVPA; encoded by the exons ATGCATGTTCAGCCAGGGGCAGCTCTTCCCTCTCTCTTGCTCTCGCTTTCCCCTCAGAGGCGGAGGAAGAGACGTCAGAGCGCCCCGCCTTCGCTGGACCATCACCACGACGTCGCCACAACAGCGCCCTCTAGGGGCCTCCATCACGC GTTTCCTCTCACAAGGCCCGATCTCTGCAAGAAATGGGAAGCTGCAGTGAGAAGAAAAAATTTCAAACCAACGAAGTATAGCAGCATTTGTTCTGAACACTTTACTCCAGATTGCTTCAAAAGGGAATGCAACAACAAGCTCCTAAAAGATAATGCTGTGCCGACAATATTTTGCCACACAGAAGTAAACGTGAAG GCTGATTTGGGAGACTGTGAGGAACAAGTACAGGCGCAG TCTGAAGACAGCCAAGAACCAGTTGCCATACaagctccttcttctccttcaccacCACCACTGCCGCAAACTGACCCAAGACTAGTAGATCCAAGCATTGGATTATTAATGCCCCCGCTCCACACTCCCAATAATATTGCTGTTTTTTGTGATCACAATTATACTGTCGAAGATACAGTTCATCAACGGAAAAGAATTCAGCAACTGGAAGAGCAGGTGGATAAACTGAGGAAGAAGCTTAAAACTGCACAGCAGCGGTGTAGGCGTCAAGAGAAACAGATTGAAAAACTGCGGGAGCTTGTTCAATTTCAGAAGGAAAAAGATGCGTTGTCGGGCAAAGGAGGCTATGTGATTCTGCCTAATGACTTTTTTGAAATTGTAGAAGTACCAGCCTAG
- the thap1 gene encoding THAP domain-containing protein 1 isoform X4, producing the protein MVQSCSAYRCRNRYDKEKPISFHKFPLTRPDLCKKWEAAVRRKNFKPTKYSSICSEHFTPDCFKRECNNKLLKDNAVPTIFCHTEVNVKSEDSQEPVAIQAPSSPSPPPLPQTDPRLVDPSIGLLMPPLHTPNNIAVFCDHNYTVEDTVHQRKRIQQLEEQVDKLRKKLKTAQQRCRRQEKQIEKLRELVQFQKEKDALSGKGGYVILPNDFFEIVEVPA; encoded by the exons ATGGTGCAGTCCTGCTCTGCCTACCGTTGCCGGAATCGATACGACAAAGAGAAGCCAATTTCTTTCCACAA GTTTCCTCTCACAAGGCCCGATCTCTGCAAGAAATGGGAAGCTGCAGTGAGAAGAAAAAATTTCAAACCAACGAAGTATAGCAGCATTTGTTCTGAACACTTTACTCCAGATTGCTTCAAAAGGGAATGCAACAACAAGCTCCTAAAAGATAATGCTGTGCCGACAATATTTTGCCACACAGAAGTAAACGTGAAG TCTGAAGACAGCCAAGAACCAGTTGCCATACaagctccttcttctccttcaccacCACCACTGCCGCAAACTGACCCAAGACTAGTAGATCCAAGCATTGGATTATTAATGCCCCCGCTCCACACTCCCAATAATATTGCTGTTTTTTGTGATCACAATTATACTGTCGAAGATACAGTTCATCAACGGAAAAGAATTCAGCAACTGGAAGAGCAGGTGGATAAACTGAGGAAGAAGCTTAAAACTGCACAGCAGCGGTGTAGGCGTCAAGAGAAACAGATTGAAAAACTGCGGGAGCTTGTTCAATTTCAGAAGGAAAAAGATGCGTTGTCGGGCAAAGGAGGCTATGTGATTCTGCCTAATGACTTTTTTGAAATTGTAGAAGTACCAGCCTAG
- the LOC100563825 gene encoding transcription factor JunD, producing MSGQPGPRVAVKMEVAPFYGEDGLELLPDFVQLPPGFNGEAAAAEESGAQQQQKLLLVGAKKAPPRTAPQGPEGSLLKLPGAASDLEQLLLPGLPSPTSPGSSGAPASAFLFRPPPPSAPPPPPPPSAVTQEQEGFADGFVKALADLHKQNQLLGVSPAPLSPSLCPPPPRQEAVYTTLGAFDPGSPAPSGVTTASAPSSAFFSRRALEEPQTVPEASPGIPPAPPPPLPLSSGDSPPPPSASLSPLDAESQERLKAERKRLRNRIAASKCRRRKLERIARLEEKVKALKGQNAELAATASLLRAQVAQLQGRVRSHLSSGCPINATGPGPEAPAAEAEAC from the coding sequence ATGAGCGGCCAGCCGGGCCCCCGCGTGGCCGTGAAGATGGAGGTGGCCCCCTTCTACGGCGAGGACGGGCTGGAGCTGCTCCCGGACTTCGTGCAGCTGCCGCCGGGCTTCAACGGAGAGGCGGCAGCGGCGGAGGAGAGCGGCGCCCAGCAGCAACAGAAGCTGCTCCTTGTGGGGGCCAAGAAGGCGCCGCCGCGGACCGCGCCGCAGGGGCCTGAGGGGAGCCTGCTGAAGCTGCCAGGGGCGGCCTCGGACTTGGAGCAGCTGCTCCTCCCGGGCCTGCCTTCCCCAACGAGTCCTGGCAGTAGCGGGGCGCCCGCTTCGGCCTTCTTGTTCCGGCCTCCGCCTCCCTCcgcgccccctcctcctccccctccttcgGCGGTGACCCAGGAGCAGGAGGGCTTCGCCGACGGCTTCGTCAAGGCCTTGGCCGACCTCCACAAGCAGAACCAGCTCCTCGGCGTCTCTCCCGCCCCGCTGTCGCCTTCCCTGTGCCCGCCGCCGCCGCGCCAGGAGGCAGTCTACACCACTCTGGGCGCCTTCGACCCGGGCAGCCCTGCTCCGTCGGGAGTAACGACGGCCTCGGCGCCGTCCTCCGCCTTCTTCTCCCGGAGGGCGCTGGAGGAGCCGCAGACCGTGCCCGAGGCCTCTCCGGGGATCCCGCCGGcgccgcctcctcccctcccGCTCTCCTCAGGGGACTCCCCTCCGCCGCCTTCAGCCTCCTTATCCCCGCTGGACGCCGAGAGCCAGGAGCGGCTCAAGGCCGAGCGCAAGCGGCTCCGCAACCGCATCGCGGCCTCTAAATGCCGGCGGAGGAAGCTGGAGCGCATTGCCCGCCTGGAGGAGAAAGTGAAGGCGCTGAAGGGGCAGAACGCGGAGCTGGCCGCCACCGCCAGCCTCCTCCGCGCCCAGGTGGCGCAGCTCCAAGGCCGCGTCCGGAGCCACCTCTCCAGCGGGTGTCCCATCAACGCCACCGGGCCCGGGCCAGAGGCGCCCGCCGCCGAGGCCGAGGCCTGCTGA
- the LOC134297145 gene encoding abnormal spindle-like microcephaly-associated protein homolog, with product MEEDSCDLEYSSEESDVLSHDSEPEENVSKSKKANRSSQDNAQYRRDRYGHIHLPTSTRSYKEDLRAGSYRRRNPHTHRTRCFVHQQGDPYHSQGDSSVSVDEVLNLLPTYKRKTRQQCQQEKEAAITIQSAWRGHQVRRHIDTMNEAATKIQAAFRGHVTRKELPLELSGYARTDRPKIQRKARTDNQSKCCPELLNCLQKFGLVSGPHTQRQNIVLPKARPSRCPKYIIEDYPVLNPNVSFFEIKSPLRPNREVFTYKSLNVFAQTQRYQAAATTIQAAWRGYQIRQKIPINLTIRKTSWKHTLSGHTLEAHEIHQIFTRPVLRKAPRIRNINIRTVVKNAPASSQKPNISIQVLSPRGVIQGFQRDMSRGAQALYTVASKNATIPSQIFIHVTLQKGSPPKN from the coding sequence ATGGAAGAAGATTCCTGTGATTTGGAGTACTCAAGTGAAGAATCTGATGTGCTTTCTCATGACAGTGAACCTGAAGAAAATGTTTCCAAATCAAAAAAAGCTAATCGTTCTTCACAAGATAATGCACAATACCGGCGGGatagatatggacacatacaccTTCCAACCTCAACTAGGTCTTATAAGGAGGATCTAAGGGCAGGTTCTTACCGAAGAAGGAATCCTCACACTCATAGAACAAGATGTTTTGTTCATCAACAGGGAGATCCGTACCATTCTCAGGGTGACAGTAGTGTAAGTGTGGATGAAGTTCTTAACCTGCTGCCCACCTACAAAAGAAAGACACGCCAGCAGTGTCAACAGGAAAAGGAGGCAGCTATCACAATCCAGTCTGCCTGGAGAGGTCATCAAGTTAGGAGGCACATTGACACAATGAATGAAGCGGCTACCAAAATTCAGGCAGCTTTCCGAGGCCACGTGACACGGAAAGAACTGCCCTTGGAACTGAGTGGATATGCCAGGACTGACAGACCAAAAATACAGAGGAAAGCAAGAACTGATAATCAAAGCAAGTGTTGTCCAGAGCTCCTAAATTGCCTTCAGAAATTTGGTTTGGTATCTGGACCACACACGCAGAGGCAGAACATCGTCCTCCCAAAAGCCAGACCAAGTAGATGTCCCAAATACATCATAGAAGACTATCCTGTTTTGAATCCCAATGTATCCTTCTTTGAAATCAAATCACCTCTCAGACCTAACAGGGAAGTATTCACATACAAGTCTTTAAATGTCTTTGCCCAGACACAAAGATACCAGGCCGCTGCCACTACAATCCAAGCGGCATGGAGAGGGTACcaaattagacagaaaatccCCATTAACCTCACCATCAGGAAAACCTCTTGGAAACATACATTGTCAGGACATACTCTTGAGGCACATGAAATCCATCAGATCTTTACAAGACCCGTGCTGAGAAAGGCACCACGCATCCGAAATATTAACATTCGTACAGTGGTGAAGAACGCACCAGCTTCCTCCCAAAAGCCAAACATATCCATCCAAGTTTTGAGCCCCAGAGGTGTGATCCAGGGATTTCAGAGAGACATGAGCAGAGGTGCTCAGGCACTCTACACAGTTGCAAGTAAAAATGCTACAATACCATCTCAGATCTTCATTCATGTCACTTTGCAGAAGGGAAGTCCTCCCAAAAACTAA
- the thap1 gene encoding THAP domain-containing protein 1 isoform X2, with protein MHVQPGAALPSLLLSLSPQRRRKRRQSAPPSLDHHHDVATTAPSRGLHHAFPLTRPDLCKKWEAAVRRKNFKPTKYSSICSEHFTPDCFKRECNNKLLKDNAVPTIFCHTEVNVKSEDSQEPVAIQAPSSPSPPPLPQTDPRLVDPSIGLLMPPLHTPNNIAVFCDHNYTVEDTVHQRKRIQQLEEQVDKLRKKLKTAQQRCRRQEKQIEKLRELVQFQKEKDALSGKGGYVILPNDFFEIVEVPA; from the exons ATGCATGTTCAGCCAGGGGCAGCTCTTCCCTCTCTCTTGCTCTCGCTTTCCCCTCAGAGGCGGAGGAAGAGACGTCAGAGCGCCCCGCCTTCGCTGGACCATCACCACGACGTCGCCACAACAGCGCCCTCTAGGGGCCTCCATCACGC GTTTCCTCTCACAAGGCCCGATCTCTGCAAGAAATGGGAAGCTGCAGTGAGAAGAAAAAATTTCAAACCAACGAAGTATAGCAGCATTTGTTCTGAACACTTTACTCCAGATTGCTTCAAAAGGGAATGCAACAACAAGCTCCTAAAAGATAATGCTGTGCCGACAATATTTTGCCACACAGAAGTAAACGTGAAG TCTGAAGACAGCCAAGAACCAGTTGCCATACaagctccttcttctccttcaccacCACCACTGCCGCAAACTGACCCAAGACTAGTAGATCCAAGCATTGGATTATTAATGCCCCCGCTCCACACTCCCAATAATATTGCTGTTTTTTGTGATCACAATTATACTGTCGAAGATACAGTTCATCAACGGAAAAGAATTCAGCAACTGGAAGAGCAGGTGGATAAACTGAGGAAGAAGCTTAAAACTGCACAGCAGCGGTGTAGGCGTCAAGAGAAACAGATTGAAAAACTGCGGGAGCTTGTTCAATTTCAGAAGGAAAAAGATGCGTTGTCGGGCAAAGGAGGCTATGTGATTCTGCCTAATGACTTTTTTGAAATTGTAGAAGTACCAGCCTAG
- the thap1 gene encoding THAP domain-containing protein 1 isoform X3, with the protein MVQSCSAYRCRNRYDKEKPISFHKFPLTRPDLCKKWEAAVRRKNFKPTKYSSICSEHFTPDCFKRECNNKLLKDNAVPTIFCHTEVNVKADLGDCEEQVQAQSEDSQEPVAIQAPSSPSPPPLPQTDPRLVDPSIGLLMPPLHTPNNIAVFCDHNYTVEDTVHQRKRIQQLEEQVDKLRKKLKTAQQRCRRQEKQIEKLRELVQFQKEKDALSGKGGYVILPNDFFEIVEVPA; encoded by the exons ATGGTGCAGTCCTGCTCTGCCTACCGTTGCCGGAATCGATACGACAAAGAGAAGCCAATTTCTTTCCACAA GTTTCCTCTCACAAGGCCCGATCTCTGCAAGAAATGGGAAGCTGCAGTGAGAAGAAAAAATTTCAAACCAACGAAGTATAGCAGCATTTGTTCTGAACACTTTACTCCAGATTGCTTCAAAAGGGAATGCAACAACAAGCTCCTAAAAGATAATGCTGTGCCGACAATATTTTGCCACACAGAAGTAAACGTGAAG GCTGATTTGGGAGACTGTGAGGAACAAGTACAGGCGCAG TCTGAAGACAGCCAAGAACCAGTTGCCATACaagctccttcttctccttcaccacCACCACTGCCGCAAACTGACCCAAGACTAGTAGATCCAAGCATTGGATTATTAATGCCCCCGCTCCACACTCCCAATAATATTGCTGTTTTTTGTGATCACAATTATACTGTCGAAGATACAGTTCATCAACGGAAAAGAATTCAGCAACTGGAAGAGCAGGTGGATAAACTGAGGAAGAAGCTTAAAACTGCACAGCAGCGGTGTAGGCGTCAAGAGAAACAGATTGAAAAACTGCGGGAGCTTGTTCAATTTCAGAAGGAAAAAGATGCGTTGTCGGGCAAAGGAGGCTATGTGATTCTGCCTAATGACTTTTTTGAAATTGTAGAAGTACCAGCCTAG